A single Aminobacterium mobile DSM 12262 DNA region contains:
- a CDS encoding lytic transglycosylase domain-containing protein has protein sequence MTGKTGMERVFNRISQIQERFYPVSPLKREMEKKEQFVHVLQEAERGQELFGNATFKKRSHVEDPQSAAEKAIRKYGRAYSVNEDLIRAVIKMESGGNKNALSPKGAMGLMQLMPGTAQMLGVSDPFDPEENIRGGVKYLALLADKYNGDVEKVLAAYNAGPARVDSFGGIPPFSETQQYVRNVLAEYRRNMGSD, from the coding sequence ATGACTGGTAAGACGGGAATGGAAAGAGTTTTTAATCGCATTTCCCAAATACAGGAGCGTTTTTATCCAGTATCTCCCCTTAAAAGAGAGATGGAGAAAAAGGAACAATTCGTCCATGTCCTTCAGGAAGCAGAGAGGGGGCAAGAGCTTTTTGGAAATGCGACCTTTAAAAAAAGATCTCATGTAGAAGATCCTCAATCTGCGGCGGAAAAGGCTATTCGAAAATATGGAAGAGCTTACAGTGTGAACGAGGATCTTATACGGGCTGTGATAAAGATGGAGTCAGGTGGCAATAAAAATGCTCTTTCTCCTAAAGGAGCCATGGGGCTTATGCAACTTATGCCGGGAACGGCTCAAATGTTAGGAGTATCTGATCCTTTCGACCCAGAAGAAAACATCCGTGGGGGAGTAAAATATCTCGCTTTACTGGCCGATAAATATAATGGGGACGTAGAGAAGGTGCTTGCTGCTTATAATGCAGGTCCGGCAAGAGTCGATTCTTTTGGAGGGATCCCACCTTTTTCGGAAACTCAGCAATATGTTCGAAATGTATTGGCTGAATATAGGAGAAATATGGGGAGCGATTAA
- a CDS encoding MotE family protein, whose product MPEELWPEVEQEVGEEQSSSRLASSRKREGKGRRRWSFFFIAFFVVIGIITGLYLTGVWDLRPSLSSFLYKLPVVGHPLVERLGLTSSLPLSADERRRMELEEWTARLNEREAAMNETQAHIDTLMTELVEKEKKLAVKEAAFVASQKQEIKKEPETVEAFQSLVQTFQEMSPRKAASILEELKRDLAVEILLHMPEDGVAAILARMDPARAARLTEQLALEKDR is encoded by the coding sequence ATGCCTGAGGAACTCTGGCCTGAAGTAGAACAGGAAGTGGGTGAAGAACAGAGCTCATCTCGGCTTGCTTCTTCTCGCAAGAGAGAGGGAAAGGGACGTCGGAGATGGAGCTTTTTTTTTATTGCTTTTTTTGTGGTCATTGGCATTATTACGGGTCTTTACTTAACAGGAGTTTGGGATCTACGCCCATCGCTGTCTTCCTTTTTATATAAGTTGCCTGTAGTAGGACACCCCTTGGTAGAACGTTTGGGGCTTACATCATCTCTTCCTCTTTCTGCTGATGAAAGAAGGCGTATGGAGCTTGAAGAGTGGACAGCGCGTCTCAATGAGCGAGAGGCGGCTATGAATGAAACTCAGGCTCATATCGATACATTAATGACGGAATTAGTAGAGAAAGAAAAAAAATTGGCTGTGAAAGAGGCTGCTTTTGTCGCTTCGCAAAAACAGGAAATAAAAAAAGAACCAGAAACTGTAGAAGCATTTCAATCTTTAGTCCAGACCTTTCAGGAGATGTCGCCTCGCAAGGCCGCTTCCATTTTGGAAGAGCTAAAACGAGATTTAGCAGTGGAAATCCTGCTTCATATGCCGGAAGATGGAGTTGCAGCTATCTTGGCACGTATGGATCCTGCGCGAGCGGCACGATTGACAGAGCAGCTTGCTCTAGAGAAAGACAGGTGA
- a CDS encoding flagellar hook-length control protein FliK: MSDSLFQLISSSFFCGQSQPESNETMFQGAAELQNMDFALLMTLLMGENRELLAENVSLVDITGTDEIKEEENKDEKEIKGDVMPDLSLSLLGCAPLRTSSAMISSPSKAESEQDGVLELKSELRSGWKSEEKVDSLRLDKETEGTEDAPSLLVPEEKGNDDTEENISNSPFPSKKKEFEKLLGLSPRKVSLIKNDMDSAIAVVERVAITSDIPVVNGQNISKEEALYLSDKKIKQAGDFSLLEKSSGQAQVESAFRIQMPDYEGSASSTLFSRKEAMMPFEILEKEPFVSRHKVQEEGALLAGTVSTKQPEPSATQVALQRGVYLGGDPSECFQTGLSHVLRFLHTRGETRATVIIDPPALGRVDVELVSTQRGLEALFRVGNEQLRQTVQEQLPILKSSFQQQGLILADCSVDVRDERGSQHHPQGSKGRKFSFGTQEDDVDAVSAFRIDLEQGLLFWMA; this comes from the coding sequence ATGTCCGATAGCCTTTTTCAATTGATCTCTTCGTCTTTTTTTTGTGGGCAGAGTCAGCCAGAAAGTAATGAAACAATGTTTCAAGGAGCAGCTGAATTACAAAATATGGATTTTGCTCTTCTCATGACTCTCTTGATGGGAGAGAACAGAGAGTTGTTAGCAGAAAATGTTTCTCTCGTAGATATTACAGGCACAGACGAAATAAAAGAAGAAGAGAATAAAGATGAGAAGGAAATCAAGGGAGACGTAATGCCAGATTTGTCCCTCTCTCTTCTAGGATGCGCACCTTTGAGGACTTCAAGCGCGATGATTTCATCTCCATCTAAAGCTGAAAGCGAACAAGATGGGGTGTTAGAGTTGAAGTCGGAACTGCGATCAGGATGGAAGTCTGAAGAAAAAGTTGATTCTCTTCGTTTAGACAAAGAAACAGAGGGAACAGAGGATGCTCCATCATTATTGGTTCCAGAAGAAAAAGGGAACGACGACACAGAAGAGAATATTTCAAATTCACCGTTTCCCTCAAAAAAGAAAGAATTTGAGAAGCTTTTAGGTTTATCTCCACGTAAAGTTTCTCTTATAAAAAATGATATGGATTCTGCTATTGCAGTTGTGGAAAGGGTTGCGATTACCTCAGACATACCTGTGGTGAACGGACAAAATATATCTAAAGAAGAGGCTCTCTATTTGAGCGATAAAAAAATAAAACAAGCGGGAGATTTCTCCTTATTGGAGAAAAGTTCGGGACAAGCACAAGTGGAATCAGCTTTTCGTATACAGATGCCTGATTATGAGGGGAGTGCCTCTTCTACGCTCTTCTCTCGCAAAGAGGCGATGATGCCTTTTGAAATTTTAGAAAAAGAACCTTTTGTCTCTCGTCATAAAGTGCAGGAGGAGGGAGCCCTTTTGGCAGGAACTGTATCTACCAAACAGCCAGAGCCCTCTGCGACACAAGTAGCTCTTCAGAGAGGTGTCTATCTTGGAGGGGACCCGTCAGAATGTTTTCAGACAGGCTTGTCTCATGTTTTACGGTTTCTTCATACGCGAGGAGAAACGAGAGCTACGGTTATTATAGATCCTCCAGCTTTAGGGCGGGTTGATGTAGAACTTGTGTCTACACAGCGAGGGCTGGAAGCACTGTTTCGCGTTGGAAACGAGCAGCTTAGACAGACAGTTCAAGAGCAATTGCCTATTTTAAAATCTTCCTTCCAACAACAAGGATTGATTTTAGCCGATTGTTCTGTAGATGTAAGGGATGAAAGAGGTTCGCAGCATCACCCTCAAGGGTCCAAAGGGCGGAAGTTTTCCTTTGGGACACAAGAGGATGATGTAGATGCAGTCTCGGCTTTTAGAATAGACCTGGAACAGGGGCTGCTGTTCTGGATGGCATAA
- a CDS encoding flagellar hook capping FlgD N-terminal domain-containing protein translates to MFVQGTEYTVYGGEAFPKTTGIQDTDSQSGPKKTSQKTDDGLGKDAFFKILIAQLTHQDPLNPLQDRDFIAQMAQFTTVEQLANVAKVVEEMATVNKGTAVSYIGRNVSFYDEKGQLQAGKVEAVRFDEKKGVMLVLSDLSGISSKKIEIGMREVLAVA, encoded by the coding sequence ATGTTCGTTCAGGGGACAGAATATACGGTTTATGGAGGCGAAGCCTTTCCTAAGACAACGGGAATTCAAGATACGGACTCTCAAAGTGGTCCTAAAAAGACGAGCCAAAAAACAGATGATGGCCTTGGCAAGGATGCGTTTTTTAAGATTCTTATTGCGCAACTTACCCATCAAGATCCTCTCAATCCTCTTCAAGACAGGGACTTCATAGCTCAAATGGCTCAGTTCACCACAGTGGAGCAGCTGGCAAATGTTGCTAAAGTCGTAGAAGAGATGGCTACTGTCAATAAAGGAACAGCAGTTTCCTACATAGGTAGAAACGTCAGTTTCTATGATGAAAAGGGTCAACTTCAAGCTGGAAAGGTAGAAGCAGTTCGTTTCGATGAAAAGAAGGGCGTTATGCTTGTGTTGTCGGATCTGTCGGGCATATCGAGCAAGAAAATTGAAATCGGCATGCGGGAAGTTCTTGCTGTTGCGTAA
- a CDS encoding flagellar hook protein FlgE yields MLRSLMTGVSGVRGHQTLLDVVGNNIANVNTAGFKKSTVIFQDLLYQTSRGASSPQDNRGGINPMQVGLGVNIGAIETIHSQGQLQYTGNRTDMAIQGDGYYVMSDGGRTLYSRAGNFILDASGNIVQSGTGYMLKGYTLETDPNDPTRYIKGTQLVDMTIPVGQKLPAKATTLSGFRCNLDSRVGAYLPMGFLTNGVKATGILNGVDRAITFGSGTDVNSFLTIKVGNQTIQMELNGVDQNTKRPKLADNTFALDGNTYNVTFDSESGVLKMKNADAGKPNDAWEYELGAMMDYEVFSVAENDGTEHHYLVEFNDLGSQSGDRELVLWGVDNASTVSRFSTNVTASHDGTFVDPSGNGLSLGSTFPVGELFAVPSSKGQGLEIRQGSASGDVLTTINQRIPSTHVTKLDVFDSLGNSHTLEVSWEKIDNNQWRWRAWLPTESGITLKDNTGIISFGSDGKIETASATPTMFLGFGALGAEDASIKLDFSGQSFGKEEIEGVTQYGSAFTTKAYYRDGYEMGVLNDFAVGSDGTVVGVYSNGESRALYRLGLAIFANPSGLEKVGNTAFIESANSGIAQVVSPLEGGAGKISGGSLEMGNVDLSEEFVRLIIAQRGFQANARVVTTSDQVLEELVNMKR; encoded by the coding sequence ATGCTAAGATCCCTGATGACGGGAGTAAGTGGAGTTAGGGGACATCAGACTCTGCTTGATGTAGTTGGAAATAATATTGCGAATGTCAACACTGCAGGTTTTAAAAAGTCTACAGTGATTTTTCAAGATCTTCTTTACCAGACATCCAGAGGTGCTTCCTCCCCTCAGGATAATCGTGGTGGAATCAACCCCATGCAGGTGGGACTTGGCGTGAATATTGGAGCTATTGAGACCATACATTCTCAAGGTCAGCTTCAATATACAGGTAATAGAACGGACATGGCCATTCAGGGCGATGGGTATTATGTTATGAGTGATGGGGGGAGAACTCTCTACTCTCGTGCCGGAAACTTTATCCTGGACGCAAGTGGCAATATAGTTCAGTCAGGAACTGGATATATGCTAAAAGGATACACTCTGGAAACAGACCCAAACGATCCGACTCGTTATATAAAGGGGACCCAGCTTGTGGATATGACCATTCCTGTAGGGCAAAAGCTTCCTGCTAAGGCGACAACTCTTTCGGGGTTTCGTTGCAATCTCGATAGCCGGGTAGGCGCCTATCTTCCCATGGGTTTTCTTACAAATGGCGTAAAGGCTACGGGGATTCTCAACGGTGTTGATAGGGCTATTACTTTTGGTTCAGGCACCGACGTGAACTCTTTCCTCACTATAAAGGTGGGAAATCAGACGATCCAAATGGAGCTTAATGGTGTAGATCAAAATACGAAGCGGCCTAAATTAGCTGATAATACCTTTGCTCTCGACGGGAACACGTATAATGTAACCTTCGATAGCGAATCAGGTGTGTTAAAGATGAAAAATGCTGATGCGGGCAAACCCAATGATGCGTGGGAGTACGAGCTGGGTGCCATGATGGATTATGAAGTCTTCAGCGTCGCGGAAAATGACGGGACAGAGCACCATTATTTAGTGGAGTTTAATGATCTAGGAAGCCAAAGTGGGGATCGTGAGCTTGTTTTATGGGGTGTTGATAATGCCTCGACGGTAAGTCGTTTTAGTACAAATGTCACAGCATCTCATGACGGCACCTTTGTAGATCCGTCTGGGAATGGGCTTTCTCTGGGGTCTACTTTTCCTGTAGGGGAACTTTTTGCAGTTCCTTCTTCTAAGGGGCAAGGGTTGGAGATTCGACAAGGATCGGCTTCAGGGGATGTGCTTACAACTATAAATCAAAGAATTCCTAGCACTCACGTGACAAAACTAGATGTATTTGATAGCTTGGGAAATAGTCATACCCTTGAAGTGAGTTGGGAAAAAATTGACAATAATCAATGGCGTTGGAGAGCGTGGTTACCTACCGAATCTGGTATTACCCTAAAAGATAACACGGGGATTATTTCTTTCGGAAGCGATGGAAAAATAGAAACGGCTTCCGCTACTCCTACTATGTTCTTAGGGTTTGGAGCCCTAGGAGCAGAGGACGCTTCCATTAAGCTTGATTTTAGCGGCCAGTCTTTTGGGAAAGAAGAAATAGAAGGGGTTACTCAATACGGTTCGGCTTTTACTACAAAAGCTTATTATCGAGACGGCTACGAAATGGGTGTCCTCAACGATTTTGCTGTAGGGAGTGATGGTACTGTCGTAGGGGTTTACAGCAATGGAGAGAGTAGAGCCCTTTATCGTCTCGGCCTTGCTATTTTTGCGAACCCATCTGGCCTTGAAAAAGTAGGAAATACTGCTTTTATTGAGAGTGCTAACTCGGGAATAGCGCAGGTTGTTTCTCCCTTAGAGGGTGGGGCCGGAAAGATTTCTGGTGGATCTCTGGAGATGGGAAATGTGGATCTTTCTGAAGAGTTTGTTCGTCTTATTATTGCTCAGAGAGGGTTTCAGGCGAATGCCCGAGTTGTTACAACCAGCGATCAGGTTTTGGAAGAACTCGTCAATATGAAACGTTAG
- a CDS encoding flagellar FlbD family protein: protein MITLTRFNGEQFVLNGDLIETVETTPDTVIKLINNHRYVVRESVKDVVDLVVAYRNRIWRPSSYSEGINVQQQEE from the coding sequence ATGATAACCCTTACCCGTTTTAATGGAGAGCAATTTGTTCTCAACGGCGATCTGATCGAAACAGTGGAGACCACACCAGATACCGTGATAAAACTGATAAACAATCATCGGTACGTGGTTCGTGAATCTGTAAAGGACGTAGTTGATCTCGTAGTTGCATATCGAAACCGCATTTGGCGACCTTCTTCTTATTCAGAAGGCATAAATGTTCAACAACAGGAGGAGTAA
- a CDS encoding motility protein A: MDLATVVGLSIALILVVGGIVVGGDPRAFLDFPSLLITVGGTLGVVIMSSPMDRFKNIGKILGRAFFSKSPDLVSLVQTIVSFAEKARREGLLALESDAAELDNEFLRKSIQLVVDGTDPELVKAILDTEIGILEERHVSNKSMFDTMAEMAPAFGMLGTLIGLIAMLKNLDDPDALGPGMAVALITTFYGSFIANIFALPISRKLSTRSSEEVMARELMVEGVLAIQAGENPRIVEEKLKVFLPPQQRERLEEEERQAKEGVA, from the coding sequence GTGGATCTGGCAACAGTGGTAGGGCTTTCCATAGCACTTATATTAGTCGTAGGAGGCATTGTGGTCGGTGGTGACCCAAGGGCTTTCCTCGATTTTCCATCCCTCCTCATCACAGTTGGTGGAACTTTAGGCGTTGTTATCATGTCGAGCCCTATGGATCGTTTTAAAAATATCGGCAAAATATTAGGCCGTGCTTTCTTTTCAAAAAGTCCGGATCTAGTCTCGTTGGTACAAACGATAGTAAGTTTTGCAGAAAAAGCTCGACGTGAAGGCCTTCTGGCACTTGAAAGCGATGCTGCAGAGCTTGATAATGAGTTTTTAAGGAAATCTATTCAGCTTGTTGTGGATGGAACAGATCCAGAACTCGTAAAGGCGATTCTAGATACAGAGATAGGTATTTTGGAAGAACGACATGTGTCTAATAAGAGTATGTTCGATACAATGGCAGAGATGGCCCCGGCCTTCGGAATGCTGGGGACGCTTATCGGACTTATTGCTATGTTAAAGAACCTGGATGATCCGGATGCTTTGGGGCCAGGCATGGCTGTTGCTCTTATTACTACTTTTTATGGTTCCTTTATCGCCAATATTTTTGCTCTCCCCATCTCCCGAAAGCTTTCAACGCGGTCTTCGGAGGAAGTTATGGCGAGGGAACTTATGGTAGAAGGTGTTTTGGCGATTCAGGCGGGAGAAAACCCACGAATAGTCGAGGAGAAATTGAAAGTTTTCCTTCCACCACAACAGCGGGAGCGGTTGGAAGAAGAAGAGCGTCAAGCCAAAGAAGGAGTAGCCTAA
- a CDS encoding OmpA/MotB family protein translates to MARRRRQHEEKTGNWLTTYSDMVTLLLTFFVLLFSFSNLDVEKFQKMIISFKGALGVLPGGRSLEEGGGVYGGFEGRDAGESDKSTVDTREIAKGLRLFLKQEGLEHQAVVRVDQRGITVSISDQLLFDTGQTDMKPEGKRILYKLAQHLKNIVPAMSIEGHTDSVPLRGGPLKNNWGLAALRAATVASYLQESGSIEPRKLQAVSYGAFRPIVPNDTPEHRALNRRVDVVILSQYPK, encoded by the coding sequence ATGGCTCGTCGTCGACGACAACATGAAGAGAAAACCGGAAATTGGCTGACGACATATAGCGACATGGTTACGTTGTTATTGACTTTTTTTGTTCTTCTCTTTTCCTTCTCTAATTTGGATGTCGAAAAATTCCAAAAGATGATCATTTCCTTTAAAGGGGCATTGGGTGTTTTGCCTGGGGGAAGATCTTTAGAGGAAGGAGGAGGTGTGTATGGCGGATTTGAGGGACGAGATGCGGGGGAATCAGATAAAAGTACCGTTGATACCCGGGAAATAGCAAAAGGGTTGAGGCTTTTTTTAAAACAGGAAGGGTTGGAACATCAGGCAGTTGTTCGAGTTGACCAGCGTGGAATCACGGTCTCTATTTCTGATCAGCTTCTTTTTGATACAGGCCAAACTGATATGAAACCAGAGGGAAAACGGATTCTTTACAAATTAGCTCAACATCTGAAAAATATAGTTCCGGCCATGTCTATAGAAGGGCACACAGATAGTGTTCCCCTTCGTGGGGGACCTTTGAAAAATAATTGGGGACTAGCAGCGTTACGGGCAGCTACGGTAGCGTCTTATCTTCAGGAAAGCGGAAGTATCGAGCCTCGAAAACTTCAAGCCGTTTCTTATGGTGCTTTCCGCCCGATTGTTCCCAACGATACGCCGGAACATCGGGCCTTGAATAGGCGTGTGGATGTGGTGATTCTTTCCCAGTATCCAAAATGA